A part of Cyprinus carpio isolate SPL01 unplaced genomic scaffold, ASM1834038v1 S000006531, whole genome shotgun sequence genomic DNA contains:
- the LOC122143918 gene encoding G2/M phase-specific E3 ubiquitin-protein ligase-like: MLVSDILRSLEKKVDTSRSFNINVTREDLFQRGLKQWARQKQASPKNLLRVSFIGENGIDQGALRKEFLTGDGERGKNPKYSICDYQDNSFKTCGEIFATSLVQGGPAPNFLTRWCYHFLCHGEMDKDVGLLEVTDQDIKNLMTECHRFACTGEADPDLEPAA; encoded by the exons ATGCT CGTATCAGACATCCTGAGGTCACTTGAAAAGAAAGTTGACACATCCCGGTCATTCAACATCAATGTGACAAGAGAGGACCTGTTTCAAAGGGGGCTGAAACAGTGGGCCAGGCAAAAACAGGCCTCCCCAAAGAATCTCCTCAGGGTCTCCTTCATTGGAGAAAATGGAATAGACCAAGGCGCTCTTCGTAAAGAGTTCCTTACCG GAGATGGGGAAAGGGGCAAAAACCCTAAATACAGTATCTGTGACTACCAGGACAACAGTTTCAA GACTTGTGGGGAGATTTTTGCCACAAGTTTGGTGCAGGGGGGTCCTGCACCAAACTTCCTTACAAGATGGTGCTACCATTTCTTGTGCCATGGGGAGATGGACAAGGATGTTGGTCTACTCGAAGTCACTGATCAGGATATTAAAAATCTGATGACAGAG TGCCATCGCTTTGCATGCACTGGTGAGGCTGATCCCGATCTTGAACCAGCTGCGTGA